A single Argentina anserina chromosome 7, drPotAnse1.1, whole genome shotgun sequence DNA region contains:
- the LOC126802889 gene encoding uncharacterized protein LOC126802889 yields the protein MEDQCNPFSWDFCYEEEGMEDHLRHSLLYTTLELETTIASAKEKISRRDEEVVHLKDLLSRVIKERDEAKAICQRLVLEKLMLQQQPQKQQEQEVFAPQNHEDESKGSDSSRHYFAAAFSDSDENIISSPDAAEPVMSQDVLAQLLVDQKALPEKGKLLQAVIDAGPLLQTLLLAGSLPQWQHPPPQLKSTEIPPVTISPPTPQLLQHQDSCISTSSNTSFGSKRSLLVHSDGSGSNSDSSPKTKYQKIVLY from the exons ATGGAAGATCAGTGCAATCCTTTCAGCTGGGATTTTTGCTATGAGGAAGAG GGAATGGAAGATCATTTAAGGCATTCTCTTCTGTACACAACCTTGGAGCTTGAGACAACAATTGCATCAGCAAAAGAGAAGATTTCAAGGAGAGACGAAGAAGTTGTTCATCTCAAAGATCTCCTAAGTAGAGTCATCAAAGAGAGAGATGAGGCCAAAGCCATATGCCAAAGGCTAGTGTTGGAGAAGCTCATGCTCCAACAACAACCGCAAaaacaacaagaacaagaagtgTTTGCTCCTCAAAATCATGAGGATGAGTCGAAAGGCAGTGACTCTAGCAGGCACTACTTTGCTGCAGCTTTTTCCGACTCCGATGAGAACATCATTTCATCTCCAGATGCAGCAGAGCCAGTTATGTCACAAGATGTCTTAGCACAACTATTAGTTGATCAGAAGGCATTGCCAGAGAAAGGGAAGCTTTTACAAGCAGTAATTGATGCCGGACCGCTCCTTCAAACTCTTCTGCTGGCCGGATCTCTTCCTCAATGGCAACATCCACCTCCCCAGCTCAAGTCAACTGAGATTCCACCAGTGACTATTTCTCCTCCAACACCACAACTTCTGCAGCACCAGGACTCCTGCATTAGTACTAGTAGCAACACTAGTTTCGGAAGCAAAAGAAGCCTGTTGGTGCATAGTGATGGTTCTGGTTCTAATTCTGATTCTTCACCCAAGACCAAGTATCAAAAGATTGTTCTCTATTGA